One genomic window of Manihot esculenta cultivar AM560-2 chromosome 16, M.esculenta_v8, whole genome shotgun sequence includes the following:
- the LOC110603187 gene encoding stigma-specific STIG1-like protein 1: MRSLKLFLLLSLLVASAAIALSTTPSEGESLMDDNDGVVEENSDIPWQENQETTSSFLRGTKRFLAQKTRGVQMTCDKYPRVCRAKGSPGPDCCKKKCVNVMTDKLNCGKCGKKCKYPEICCKGVCVNPMSNKKHCGGCNNKCKQGSKCVYGMCSYA, translated from the coding sequence ATGAGGTCCCTCAAGTTATTCCTTTTATTGTCCCTGCTCGTAGCTTCTGCTGCCATTGCTCTCTCCACCACACCCTCTGAAGGAGAATCATTGATGGACGATAACGATGGTGTTGTGGAGGAAAACTCTGATATACCTTGGCAGGAGAACCAAGAAAcaacttcttcttttttgagaGGAACAAAGCGGTTTCTTGCCCAGAAAACAAGAGGAGTGCAAATGACGTGTGACAAATACCCTAGGGTTTGCAGAGCGAAGGGCAGCCCAGGGCCAGACTGCTGCAAGAAGAAATGTGTGAATGTGATGACAGATAAGCTTAACTGCGGCAAGTGTGGGAAGAAATGCAAGTATCCAGAGATTTGCTGCAAAGGGGTATGTGTAAACCCAATGTCCAACAAGAAGCACTGTGGAGGCTGCAACAACAAGTGCAAGCAAGGGAGTAAATGTGTTTATGGGATGTGCAGCTATGCATAA